The following proteins come from a genomic window of Pseudochaenichthys georgianus chromosome 17, fPseGeo1.2, whole genome shotgun sequence:
- the LOC117462509 gene encoding ATP-sensitive inward rectifier potassium channel 10-like isoform X2, which yields MDTEYILLESSSPQKVCHSQTQTDVLKPLLGGGVSGAGGTLRKRRRVLSKDGRSNVRIEHVSGRSALYMRDLWTTFLDMQWRYKLFLFTATFAGTWFLFGVLWYLLALVHEDLLEFDPPSNHTPCVMQVQTLTGAFLFSLETQTTIGYGFRCITEECPVAIILLIVQLVLTMLMEIFITGTFLAKIARPKKRGETVKFSQHAVVSTHEGQPCLMIRVANMRKSLLLGCQVTGKLLQTSLTKEGETVRLDQRNVPFEVDMSSDSPFLILPLTFYHIIDENSPLRAWAAKGGGWTDPELADFELLVIMSATVEPTSATCQVRTSYLPDEILWGYEFPPVVSLSPSGKYVADFSFFDKVAKTKTTPIFKPSSPQPGYQSNGGGAAPEVSDPEKIRLEQSYRERGDERGRARDTPLSVRISNV from the exons ATGGACACGGAATACATCCTACTCGAGAG CTCCTCTCCTCAGAAGGTGTGCCACTCCCAGACACAGACAGATGTCTTAAAACCCTTACTGGGTGGCGGCGTATCCGGTGCGGGCGGGACTCTGAGGAAGAGGAGACGCGTCCTGTCCAAAGATGGACGAAGCAACGTGCGCATCGAGCACGTCAGCGGGCGAAGCGCTCTGTACATGCGTGACCTCTGGACAACTTTTCTGGACATGCAGTGGCGCTACAAGTTATTCTTGTTCACGGCTACGTTCGCAGGGACCTGGTTCCTGTTCGGGGTGCTGTGGTATCTGTTGGCGCTGGTGCACGAAGACCTACTTG AATTCGACCCTCCATCAAATCACACACCCTGTGTGATGCAGGTGCAAACCCTGACGGGGGCTTTCCTCTTCTCCCTGGAGACCCAGACCACCATTGGTTACGGCTTTCGATGCATCACTGAGGAATGTCCAGTAGCCATCATCCTCCTCATCGTCCAGCTGGTGCTCACCATGCTGATGGAGATCTTCATCACCGGTACCTTCCTAGCCAAG ATTGCACGGCCAAAGAAGCGAGGGGAGACGGTGAAGTTTAGCCAGCATGCTGTGGTGTCGACCCACGAAGGGCAACCCTGCCTGATGATCCGAGTGGCCAACATGCGCAAGAGTCTCCTGCTCGGGTGTCAG GTGACTGGAAAACTGCTCCAGACTTCTCTGACCAAGGAAGGCGAGACAGTTCGTCTGGACCAGAGGAACGTTCCCTTTGAAGTGGACATGTCCAGCGACAGCCCCTTCCTCATCCTGCCCCTCACCTTCTATCACATCATAGATGAAAACAGCCCGCTGAGAGCCTGGGCAGCCAAGG GTGGGGGCTGGACAGATCCAGAGCTGGCGGACTTTGAGCTGTTGGTGATCATGAGTGCAACAGTTGAACCGACCTCCGCTACCTGCCAGGTGCGCACCTCCTACCTGCCGGATGAGATTCTGTGGGGTTATGAGTTCCCCCCTGTCGTCTCTCTCTCCCCATCAGGCAAATACGTAGCGGACTTCTCCTTCTTCGACAAAGTGGCCAAGACGAAGACCACGCCCATCTTCAAACCCTCCAGCCCCCAGCCTGGGTACCAGAGCAACGGGGGCGGAGCCGCGCCTGAGGTGTCTGATCCGGAGAAGATTCGCCTGGAGCAGAGCTACAGGGAGAGAGGAGACGAACGTGGCCGAGCCAGAGACACTCCTCTCAGTGTTCGCATCAGCAACGTGTGA
- the LOC117462509 gene encoding ATP-sensitive inward rectifier potassium channel 10-like isoform X1, with product MTSASPPSSRSSSPQKVCHSQTQTDVLKPLLGGGVSGAGGTLRKRRRVLSKDGRSNVRIEHVSGRSALYMRDLWTTFLDMQWRYKLFLFTATFAGTWFLFGVLWYLLALVHEDLLEFDPPSNHTPCVMQVQTLTGAFLFSLETQTTIGYGFRCITEECPVAIILLIVQLVLTMLMEIFITGTFLAKIARPKKRGETVKFSQHAVVSTHEGQPCLMIRVANMRKSLLLGCQVTGKLLQTSLTKEGETVRLDQRNVPFEVDMSSDSPFLILPLTFYHIIDENSPLRAWAAKGGGWTDPELADFELLVIMSATVEPTSATCQVRTSYLPDEILWGYEFPPVVSLSPSGKYVADFSFFDKVAKTKTTPIFKPSSPQPGYQSNGGGAAPEVSDPEKIRLEQSYRERGDERGRARDTPLSVRISNV from the exons ATGACATCTGCCTCACCTCCCTCCTCTCGTAGCTCCTCTCCTCAGAAGGTGTGCCACTCCCAGACACAGACAGATGTCTTAAAACCCTTACTGGGTGGCGGCGTATCCGGTGCGGGCGGGACTCTGAGGAAGAGGAGACGCGTCCTGTCCAAAGATGGACGAAGCAACGTGCGCATCGAGCACGTCAGCGGGCGAAGCGCTCTGTACATGCGTGACCTCTGGACAACTTTTCTGGACATGCAGTGGCGCTACAAGTTATTCTTGTTCACGGCTACGTTCGCAGGGACCTGGTTCCTGTTCGGGGTGCTGTGGTATCTGTTGGCGCTGGTGCACGAAGACCTACTTG AATTCGACCCTCCATCAAATCACACACCCTGTGTGATGCAGGTGCAAACCCTGACGGGGGCTTTCCTCTTCTCCCTGGAGACCCAGACCACCATTGGTTACGGCTTTCGATGCATCACTGAGGAATGTCCAGTAGCCATCATCCTCCTCATCGTCCAGCTGGTGCTCACCATGCTGATGGAGATCTTCATCACCGGTACCTTCCTAGCCAAG ATTGCACGGCCAAAGAAGCGAGGGGAGACGGTGAAGTTTAGCCAGCATGCTGTGGTGTCGACCCACGAAGGGCAACCCTGCCTGATGATCCGAGTGGCCAACATGCGCAAGAGTCTCCTGCTCGGGTGTCAG GTGACTGGAAAACTGCTCCAGACTTCTCTGACCAAGGAAGGCGAGACAGTTCGTCTGGACCAGAGGAACGTTCCCTTTGAAGTGGACATGTCCAGCGACAGCCCCTTCCTCATCCTGCCCCTCACCTTCTATCACATCATAGATGAAAACAGCCCGCTGAGAGCCTGGGCAGCCAAGG GTGGGGGCTGGACAGATCCAGAGCTGGCGGACTTTGAGCTGTTGGTGATCATGAGTGCAACAGTTGAACCGACCTCCGCTACCTGCCAGGTGCGCACCTCCTACCTGCCGGATGAGATTCTGTGGGGTTATGAGTTCCCCCCTGTCGTCTCTCTCTCCCCATCAGGCAAATACGTAGCGGACTTCTCCTTCTTCGACAAAGTGGCCAAGACGAAGACCACGCCCATCTTCAAACCCTCCAGCCCCCAGCCTGGGTACCAGAGCAACGGGGGCGGAGCCGCGCCTGAGGTGTCTGATCCGGAGAAGATTCGCCTGGAGCAGAGCTACAGGGAGAGAGGAGACGAACGTGGCCGAGCCAGAGACACTCCTCTCAGTGTTCGCATCAGCAACGTGTGA